From a region of the Neobacillus niacini genome:
- a CDS encoding sugar-binding transcriptional regulator, with amino-acid sequence MQSLIDIQKRLLPDLLQVLHKRYSILRHIGFMQPVGRRSLASNLGYTERVLRSEVDFLKEQNLVLINNIGMSLTSEGKNLLEDLEGLIRELIGIDVMELELKHRLKIRKVIIVPGNSDESLMVKEDLGKACAFCMKKYLTGKNIIAVTGGSTMAAVANVLTPEIGKKELLFVPARGGIGEDVQNQANTISSIMSKNTKSKHRVFYVPDQVSNEIYQSLIKEPEIHEVLNLIKSASMVLHGIGDAITMAERRNSKPEIMQKLVTNAAVGEAFGYYFNEKGEIVHKVLTIGLQLEDLAQIPNVIAVAGGASKAKAIKAYMKKAPASTILITDEGAARKLLKG; translated from the coding sequence ATGCAATCACTCATCGATATTCAAAAAAGATTATTACCTGATCTCCTTCAAGTACTACATAAACGATATTCTATCCTCAGACATATCGGTTTTATGCAGCCAGTGGGAAGAAGGAGTCTTGCTTCCAACCTTGGGTACACGGAAAGAGTTCTTCGCAGTGAGGTAGATTTCCTGAAGGAACAAAATCTTGTTTTAATTAACAATATTGGAATGAGTTTAACTTCTGAAGGGAAGAATTTGCTAGAGGATTTAGAAGGACTAATTCGAGAATTAATCGGTATTGACGTAATGGAATTGGAGTTGAAACACCGACTTAAGATTCGGAAGGTTATCATCGTACCTGGAAACAGTGATGAATCCCTTATGGTAAAAGAAGACCTTGGGAAGGCTTGTGCCTTTTGTATGAAAAAATATCTGACTGGGAAAAATATAATCGCTGTAACTGGCGGTTCAACAATGGCTGCTGTCGCAAATGTACTTACACCCGAGATTGGCAAAAAGGAATTGCTGTTTGTACCGGCACGCGGCGGAATTGGTGAGGATGTTCAGAACCAGGCAAATACGATAAGTTCGATTATGTCAAAAAATACAAAATCGAAGCACCGTGTATTCTATGTACCTGATCAGGTTAGTAATGAAATCTATCAATCCCTGATAAAAGAACCTGAAATTCATGAAGTATTAAACCTGATAAAATCAGCAAGCATGGTTCTTCATGGAATTGGGGATGCTATCACGATGGCTGAGCGAAGAAATTCAAAACCCGAGATTATGCAGAAGTTAGTAACGAATGCGGCTGTCGGGGAAGCCTTTGGCTATTATTTTAACGAAAAAGGTGAAATTGTCCACAAGGTATTAACAATTGGACTTCAGCTAGAAGACCTTGCGCAGATTCCTAATGTGATTGCTGTAGCAGGCGGCGCTTCTAAGGCGAAAGCAATTAAGGCTTATATGAAAAAGGCACCTGCCTCGACGATTTTAATAACAGATGAAGGTGCAGCAAGAAAGTTATTAAAAGGTTAA
- the gap gene encoding type I glyceraldehyde-3-phosphate dehydrogenase: MTVKVGINGFGRIGRNVFRAALNNADMEIVAINDLTDAKMLAHLLKYDTVHGTLQQEVTVDGEYLVVGNQKVKVLAERDPAQLGWGELGVEVVVESTGRFTKREDAAKHLEAGAKKVIISAPADNEDITIVMGVNQDKYDPANHHVLSNASCTTNCLAPFAKVLNDEFGIKRGMMTTIHSYTNDQQILDLPHKDYRRARAAAENMIPTSTGAAKAVSLVLPELKGKLNGMAVRVPTPNVSIVDLVAELDREVTADEVNAALKAAAEGPLKGILHYSELPLVSSDYNGSPASSSIDSLSTMVLEGNMVKVLSWYDNEVGYSSRVVDLIDYIAQKGL; the protein is encoded by the coding sequence ATGACAGTAAAAGTTGGTATTAATGGATTTGGTCGTATCGGCCGTAACGTATTCCGTGCGGCATTAAATAATGCAGATATGGAAATCGTAGCAATTAACGATTTAACTGATGCAAAAATGCTTGCGCACCTTTTAAAATACGATACTGTTCATGGAACTCTTCAACAAGAAGTTACCGTTGACGGCGAATATTTAGTTGTTGGCAACCAAAAGGTAAAAGTACTTGCTGAACGCGATCCAGCTCAATTAGGTTGGGGAGAACTTGGTGTTGAAGTAGTAGTTGAATCTACTGGACGTTTCACAAAGCGTGAAGATGCGGCAAAACACCTTGAAGCAGGTGCGAAGAAAGTTATCATTTCTGCTCCAGCAGATAACGAAGATATCACTATCGTAATGGGTGTTAACCAAGATAAATACGATCCGGCAAACCACCACGTATTATCAAACGCTTCATGTACAACAAACTGTCTAGCTCCTTTTGCGAAGGTTTTAAATGATGAATTCGGAATTAAGCGTGGAATGATGACTACCATCCACTCTTATACTAATGACCAACAAATCCTTGATTTACCACACAAGGACTACCGTCGTGCTCGTGCAGCAGCTGAGAACATGATTCCTACTTCAACTGGTGCAGCGAAAGCAGTTTCTTTAGTTCTTCCAGAACTTAAAGGCAAATTAAATGGTATGGCTGTTCGTGTACCAACTCCAAACGTATCAATCGTGGATTTAGTTGCTGAATTAGACAGAGAAGTAACAGCTGATGAAGTAAATGCAGCATTAAAAGCAGCTGCTGAAGGTCCATTAAAAGGAATTTTACACTACAGCGAACTTCCATTAGTATCTTCAGATTATAATGGCAGCCCAGCTTCATCTTCAATTGATTCATTATCTACTATGGTTCTTGAAGGTAACATGGTAAAAGTATTATCTTGGTACGATAACGAAGTTGGTTATTCTAGCCGCGTTGTTGACCTTATTGATTACATCGCTCAAAAAGGACTATAA
- a CDS encoding phosphoglycerate kinase: MNKKTLKDVDVKGKRVFCRVDFNVPMQDGKITDETRIRAAVPTIQYLIEQGAKVILASHFGRPKGKVVEEMRLTPVGVRLSELLGKNVQKADEAYGDSVKSIIESMNAGDVLLLENVRFYPGEEKNDPELAKSFAELADVYVNDAFGAAHRAHASTEGIAHHLPAVSGLLMEKELDVLGKALSNPERPFTAIIGGAKVKDKIGVIENLLEKVDNLIIGGGLAYTFIKAQGHEIGKSLLEADKMDLANSFIEKAKEKGVNFYMPVDAIVADDFSADANSKEVAIEEIPADWEALDIGPKTREIYREVIKKSKLVIWNGPMGVFEIDKFAGGTKAVAEALAEAEGTYSVIGGGDSAAAVEKFNLAEKMSHISTGGGASLEFMEGKELPGVVALNDK; the protein is encoded by the coding sequence ATGAACAAGAAAACATTAAAAGATGTAGATGTAAAAGGAAAACGCGTTTTCTGCCGTGTTGATTTTAACGTTCCTATGCAGGATGGAAAAATCACGGATGAAACAAGAATCCGCGCTGCAGTACCTACTATTCAATATTTAATCGAGCAAGGTGCTAAAGTCATCTTAGCGAGCCATTTTGGACGTCCAAAGGGTAAAGTAGTAGAGGAAATGCGTTTAACTCCTGTGGGTGTAAGACTTTCTGAGCTTCTTGGCAAAAACGTGCAAAAAGCAGATGAAGCATATGGTGATTCTGTTAAATCTATCATTGAATCTATGAATGCAGGCGATGTTCTTCTTCTTGAAAACGTTCGTTTTTACCCAGGTGAAGAAAAGAATGATCCAGAATTAGCAAAATCCTTTGCCGAACTCGCTGACGTCTATGTAAATGACGCATTTGGTGCAGCTCATAGAGCACATGCTTCTACAGAAGGTATTGCTCACCATCTTCCTGCAGTGTCTGGTCTATTAATGGAGAAAGAGCTTGATGTACTAGGAAAAGCTCTATCAAATCCAGAACGTCCATTTACCGCAATCATTGGCGGAGCGAAGGTTAAGGACAAGATTGGTGTTATTGAAAACCTATTAGAAAAGGTTGATAACCTAATCATTGGCGGCGGCCTTGCTTATACTTTTATTAAGGCACAGGGTCATGAAATTGGTAAATCTCTTCTTGAGGCAGACAAAATGGACTTAGCGAATTCTTTTATAGAAAAGGCAAAAGAAAAAGGTGTCAATTTCTATATGCCGGTTGACGCTATCGTTGCCGATGATTTCTCTGCGGATGCAAATTCTAAAGAGGTAGCAATCGAAGAAATACCGGCAGATTGGGAAGCACTTGATATCGGACCTAAAACAAGAGAAATCTATCGTGAAGTAATCAAAAAATCAAAATTAGTCATTTGGAATGGACCAATGGGTGTGTTCGAAATTGATAAATTTGCTGGTGGTACGAAGGCAGTTGCTGAAGCACTTGCAGAAGCAGAAGGTACATATTCAGTAATTGGCGGCGGAGACTCTGCGGCAGCGGTAGAAAAATTCAATTTAGCAGAAAAAATGAGCCATATTTCAACAGGCGGCGGCGCTTCACTTGAATTCATGGAAGGCAAAGAACTTCCAGGCGTTGTAGCTTTAAATGATAAATAA
- the tpiA gene encoding triose-phosphate isomerase, giving the protein MRKPIIAGNWKMNKTFAEAKSFAEEVKGLVPHHEKMDSVICAPALFLQSLVEQTEGTDVKIGAQNMHFEESGAFTGEISPKPLAEIGVQYVILGHSERREMFNETDESVNKKTLAAFKYNLTPIVCCGETLEQRENGETNELVGSQIQKALAGLTDEQVKQTVIAYEPIWAIGTGKSSTAQDANEVCAHIRQVVSQQFNEEVANAVRIQYGGSVKPENIKEYMAQPDIDGALVGGASLEPGSFLQLLEAGSYE; this is encoded by the coding sequence ATGCGTAAACCGATTATTGCAGGTAACTGGAAAATGAATAAGACATTTGCTGAGGCGAAAAGCTTTGCCGAGGAAGTAAAAGGTCTTGTTCCACATCATGAAAAAATGGATTCTGTTATTTGTGCACCAGCTTTATTTTTACAAAGTCTTGTGGAACAAACAGAAGGAACTGATGTCAAAATAGGCGCACAAAACATGCATTTCGAAGAAAGCGGAGCTTTTACAGGAGAAATCAGTCCAAAACCTCTAGCTGAAATTGGTGTTCAATATGTGATTCTTGGACATTCTGAACGTCGTGAAATGTTTAATGAAACCGATGAAAGTGTTAATAAAAAGACACTTGCAGCTTTTAAATATAACTTAACTCCAATCGTTTGCTGCGGTGAAACATTAGAGCAGCGTGAAAACGGTGAAACCAATGAACTAGTTGGTTCACAAATTCAAAAAGCTTTAGCTGGCTTAACAGATGAGCAAGTAAAACAAACGGTTATTGCTTATGAACCAATCTGGGCGATTGGAACAGGCAAATCTTCGACTGCACAAGATGCAAATGAAGTATGTGCTCATATCCGCCAAGTGGTTTCACAACAATTCAATGAAGAAGTTGCTAATGCTGTGAGAATTCAGTATGGCGGTAGTGTAAAACCAGAAAATATTAAGGAATACATGGCACAGCCTGATATAGACGGTGCACTTGTTGGCGGAGCCAGCCTTGAGCCAGGTTCATTCCTGCAGCTATTGGAGGCAGGCAGCTATGAGTAA
- the gpmI gene encoding 2,3-bisphosphoglycerate-independent phosphoglycerate mutase — MSKSPVALIILDGFGCRDEQKGNAVYHAKKPNFDRYWSTFPHSHLTASGEAVGLPEGQMGNSEVGHLNIGAGRVVYQSLTRVNIAIREGEFVKNETICSAMDHVKKNGTNLHLFGLLSDGGVHSHINHMFALLKMAKEEGVEKVYIHGFLDGRDVGPKTAATYIKQTLDKMNEYGVGEFATISGRYYSMDRDKRWDRVEKSYCSMVYGDGPAYTNPLDVVEDSYQHGIFDEFVIPSVITKEDGQPVATIKDNDAVIFYNFRPDRAIQISNVFTNEDFRPFDRGEKHPRDLFFVCLTHFSESVNGYVAFKPSNLDNTLGEVLAQNGLKQLRIAETEKYPHVTFFMSGGREDKFPGEERILINSPKVATYDLQPEMSAYEVTDALLKEIQDDKFDAIILNFANPDMVGHSGMLEPTVKAIETVDECLGKIVDLILEKGGSAIITADHGNADEVMTLEGEPMTAHTTNPVPVIITKNDVELREGGILGDLAPTMLKLLGVGQPEEMTGKSLIK, encoded by the coding sequence ATGAGTAAGTCTCCCGTTGCCCTCATCATTCTTGATGGATTTGGATGCAGGGATGAACAAAAAGGGAATGCAGTGTATCATGCAAAAAAACCGAATTTTGATCGGTATTGGAGTACGTTTCCGCACTCGCATTTAACGGCTTCCGGTGAAGCAGTTGGTCTTCCTGAGGGACAAATGGGCAACTCCGAAGTAGGCCATTTAAATATCGGTGCTGGCCGGGTTGTATACCAAAGCTTAACACGTGTGAATATCGCCATTCGTGAAGGTGAATTTGTAAAAAATGAAACCATCTGCAGTGCGATGGACCATGTGAAGAAAAATGGAACAAACCTGCATTTATTTGGTTTATTATCCGATGGAGGCGTACACAGCCATATTAACCATATGTTTGCCCTATTGAAGATGGCAAAAGAGGAAGGCGTAGAAAAGGTATATATTCATGGCTTCCTTGATGGACGTGATGTTGGTCCGAAAACAGCTGCAACATATATTAAACAAACTTTGGATAAAATGAATGAGTATGGCGTTGGTGAGTTTGCTACCATCTCTGGACGTTATTATTCAATGGACCGTGACAAGCGTTGGGATCGCGTTGAAAAATCTTACTGCTCTATGGTTTATGGTGATGGACCAGCCTACACCAATCCATTAGACGTGGTAGAGGATTCCTACCAGCATGGAATTTTTGATGAATTCGTTATTCCATCCGTGATCACAAAGGAAGATGGTCAGCCTGTTGCGACAATCAAAGACAATGACGCCGTCATTTTCTATAATTTCCGTCCAGACCGGGCAATCCAAATTTCTAATGTATTCACAAACGAAGATTTCCGTCCTTTTGACCGTGGAGAGAAACATCCGAGGGATTTATTCTTCGTATGTTTAACACATTTCAGTGAATCGGTAAATGGATACGTTGCGTTTAAGCCTTCTAACCTGGATAACACATTAGGAGAGGTATTAGCGCAAAACGGATTGAAGCAATTAAGAATTGCCGAAACCGAAAAATATCCTCATGTTACGTTCTTTATGAGCGGCGGCCGTGAGGACAAGTTCCCTGGAGAAGAGCGCATTCTTATCAACTCACCTAAGGTTGCAACCTATGACCTGCAGCCTGAAATGAGTGCTTATGAAGTTACAGACGCGCTGCTTAAAGAAATTCAAGATGATAAATTTGATGCCATTATCCTAAACTTTGCTAACCCTGATATGGTTGGACATTCAGGAATGCTTGAACCAACGGTTAAGGCAATTGAAACAGTTGATGAATGCTTAGGTAAAATCGTTGATTTAATTCTTGAAAAAGGTGGATCAGCTATTATTACAGCTGACCATGGTAACGCAGATGAAGTGATGACTCTTGAAGGCGAGCCAATGACAGCCCATACCACGAATCCAGTTCCAGTTATTATCACAAAGAATGACGTGGAGCTGCGAGAAGGTGGAATCCTAGGAGATTTAGCTCCTACGATGTTAAAGCTGCTTGGTGTCGGGCAGCCAGAGGAAATGACAGGAAAATCGTTAATTAAATAA
- the eno gene encoding phosphopyruvate hydratase produces the protein MPFIADVYAREVLDSRGNPTVEVEVFTESGAFGRALVPSGASTGEYEAVELRDGDKERYLGKGVLKAVDNVNEIIAPHLVGEEFSVLDQVAVDQALIELDGTENKGKLGANAILGVSMAVAHAAANYLDIPLYQYLGGFNSKQLPVPMMNIVNGGEHADNNVDIQEFMVMPVGAPNFREALRMGTEIFHSLKSVLKEKGLNTAVGDEGGFAPNLGSNEEALQTIVQAIEKAGYKPGEEVFLAMDAASSEFYNKEDGKYHLAGEGVVKTSAEMVDWYEELSSKYPIISIEDGLDENDWEGHKLLTERLGKKVQLVGDDLFVTNTKKLSEGIEKGIGNSILIKVNQIGTLTETFDAIEMAKRAGYTAVISHRSGETEDNTIADIAVATNAGQIKTGAPSRTDRVAKYNQLLRIEDQLGETAQYNGLKSFYNLKK, from the coding sequence ATGCCATTTATTGCAGATGTATACGCACGTGAAGTATTAGATTCCCGCGGGAACCCAACAGTTGAAGTAGAAGTTTTTACTGAATCAGGCGCTTTTGGCCGTGCTTTAGTTCCAAGTGGTGCTTCTACAGGTGAATATGAAGCAGTTGAACTTCGTGATGGTGACAAAGAGCGTTACCTTGGTAAAGGTGTATTAAAAGCTGTAGATAACGTAAACGAAATTATTGCACCACACCTTGTTGGTGAAGAATTCAGCGTGTTAGATCAAGTTGCTGTTGACCAAGCTTTAATCGAGCTTGATGGAACTGAAAATAAAGGTAAATTAGGCGCCAATGCCATCCTAGGTGTTTCTATGGCTGTAGCTCATGCTGCTGCTAACTACTTAGATATTCCTTTATATCAATACCTTGGCGGATTCAACTCTAAGCAGCTTCCAGTTCCAATGATGAACATTGTTAACGGCGGAGAGCATGCTGATAACAACGTTGATATTCAAGAATTCATGGTTATGCCTGTTGGAGCTCCTAACTTTAGAGAAGCACTTCGTATGGGTACAGAAATTTTCCACAGCTTAAAGTCTGTTCTTAAAGAAAAAGGACTTAACACAGCTGTTGGAGATGAAGGCGGATTTGCTCCAAACTTAGGATCTAACGAAGAAGCACTTCAAACGATTGTACAAGCAATCGAAAAAGCTGGCTACAAGCCTGGTGAAGAAGTATTCTTAGCAATGGACGCAGCATCTTCTGAGTTCTATAACAAAGAAGATGGAAAATACCATCTTGCAGGTGAAGGCGTTGTGAAAACATCTGCTGAAATGGTTGATTGGTACGAAGAGCTTTCAAGCAAATACCCAATCATCTCAATCGAAGATGGTCTAGATGAAAACGACTGGGAAGGACACAAGCTTCTAACTGAACGTCTTGGTAAAAAGGTTCAATTAGTTGGGGATGACCTATTCGTTACAAATACTAAGAAGCTTTCTGAAGGTATTGAAAAAGGAATCGGGAACTCAATCCTTATCAAAGTTAACCAAATCGGTACATTGACTGAAACATTTGACGCAATTGAAATGGCGAAGCGTGCTGGTTACACTGCAGTTATTTCTCACCGTTCTGGTGAAACTGAAGATAACACAATCGCTGACATCGCTGTTGCAACAAATGCGGGTCAAATCAAAACAGGTGCACCTTCACGTACAGACCGTGTTGCGAAATACAACCAATTACTTCGCATTGAAGACCAATTAGGTGAAACAGCACAATACAATGGTTTAAAATCTTTCTATAACCTTAAAAAATAA
- the secG gene encoding preprotein translocase subunit SecG: MHALVVTLLVIVSIGLILVVLLQSGKSAGLSGAISGGAEQLFGKQKARGLDLILHRITVVLAVLFIILAVLVAYFEV, encoded by the coding sequence ATGCATGCATTGGTTGTTACATTATTAGTAATCGTTAGTATCGGACTTATTCTTGTTGTTTTATTGCAATCAGGTAAAAGTGCTGGATTATCTGGTGCCATTTCAGGTGGTGCTGAACAATTATTCGGTAAGCAAAAAGCACGAGGACTGGACTTAATTTTACATCGCATTACTGTTGTATTAGCAGTTCTTTTCATTATTCTTGCTGTCTTAGTTGCATACTTCGAAGTTTAA
- a CDS encoding alpha/beta hydrolase → MKIAAPKPFTFKGGKRAVLLLHGFTGNSADVRMLGRFLEKRGYTCHAPHYKGHGVPPEELVHTGPEDWWKDVINGYNYLKDLGHEEIAVGGLSLGGVFSLKLGYTVPIKGIIPMCAPMYIKSEEVMHQGILDYAREYKVREGKSEEQIELEMNEFTKTPMKTLKALQSLISDVRNHVDMIYAPTFVVQARHDKMINTDSANIIYNEVESVTKEIKWYEESGHVITLDKERDQLHEDIYAFLEKLDWQK, encoded by the coding sequence ATGAAAATTGCAGCACCTAAGCCCTTTACGTTTAAAGGAGGAAAACGAGCAGTTTTATTGCTTCACGGTTTTACAGGTAATTCGGCTGATGTTCGGATGTTGGGGCGTTTTTTAGAAAAACGAGGGTATACCTGTCATGCGCCTCACTATAAAGGACACGGAGTTCCGCCAGAGGAGCTTGTACATACTGGACCAGAAGATTGGTGGAAGGACGTAATAAATGGTTACAATTATTTAAAAGACCTAGGACATGAAGAAATTGCAGTTGGGGGACTTTCACTAGGCGGCGTATTTTCGTTGAAATTGGGTTACACTGTACCTATAAAGGGTATTATACCGATGTGTGCACCTATGTATATAAAAAGTGAAGAAGTGATGCACCAAGGAATTCTCGACTATGCCCGCGAATATAAGGTACGAGAAGGAAAAAGCGAAGAGCAAATTGAATTGGAAATGAATGAGTTTACGAAAACGCCAATGAAAACCTTAAAGGCGTTGCAATCTTTAATTTCTGATGTCCGCAACCATGTGGATATGATTTATGCTCCTACCTTTGTCGTCCAAGCTCGCCACGATAAAATGATTAACACAGATAGTGCAAACATCATTTACAATGAGGTTGAGTCCGTAACCAAAGAAATTAAATGGTATGAGGAATCGGGCCATGTGATTACGTTAGATAAAGAACGTGATCAGCTTCATGAAGATATATATGCTTTTTTAGAAAAATTAGATTGGCAGAAATAA
- the rnr gene encoding ribonuclease R, giving the protein MEDNIQQHVDKLLQYMRDEAYKPLTVQELEEAFGISDSSEFKEFVKALVQMEEKGLVVRTRSNRYGLPQKMNLIRGKLTGHAKGFAFVIPDEPGMDDIFIPPNELNNAMHGDTVLARIASETSGQRREGSIIRILERGVQQIVGTYVESKSFGFVIPDDKKFASDIFIPKSASKGAVEGHKVVVKLTTYPEGRKSAEGEVITVLGHKNDPGVDILSVIHKHGLPMAFPDEVLKQANETPDTIDESELANRRDLRNETIVTIDGADAKDLDDAVTVTKLENGNYKLGVHIADVSYYVKEGTPIDLEAEERATSVYLVDRVIPMIPHRLSNGICSLNPRVDRLVLSCEMEINNEGRVVNHEIFQSVIKTTERMTYADVNKILVDKDEETRSSYDSLVPMFELMEELAQILREKRMQRGAIDFDFKESKVLVDEDSKPTDVVLRERSVAERLIEEFMLAANETVAEHFHWMEVPFIYRIHEDPKEDKLRRFFEFITNFGYIVKGTANDVHPRALQEIIEEVQGKPEEMVISTVMLRSMQQAKYDPESLGHFGLSTEFYTHFTSPIRRYPDTIVHRLIRTYLIEGKLDETTREKWNARLPEIAQHSSKMERRAVDAERETDELKKAEYMEDKIGEEYDGIISSVTNFGMFVELPNTIEGLVHVSYLTDDYYRFDERHFAMIGERTGNVFRIGDEITVRVVKVNKDERSIDFEIVGMKGTRRERSETPRVFKTGSDTKKPRRNKQEGRGGQKSEGTGQGSGTRKKKKFYDNVPKNKSTKRKNKKR; this is encoded by the coding sequence TTGGAAGATAATATTCAACAGCACGTTGATAAGCTTTTACAATATATGAGGGATGAGGCTTACAAACCTTTGACAGTTCAAGAACTAGAAGAGGCATTTGGAATTTCCGACTCCAGCGAGTTTAAGGAATTTGTAAAAGCGCTTGTTCAAATGGAGGAAAAAGGACTTGTTGTCCGTACGCGCAGTAACCGTTATGGATTGCCGCAAAAAATGAACCTTATTCGCGGTAAGCTCACAGGTCATGCAAAAGGTTTTGCGTTTGTGATACCAGATGAACCCGGTATGGATGATATTTTTATACCGCCAAATGAGCTGAATAATGCCATGCATGGTGATACCGTTCTTGCTCGAATTGCTTCCGAGACTTCCGGTCAGCGAAGAGAAGGAAGTATCATACGAATTTTAGAAAGAGGCGTCCAGCAAATTGTTGGTACCTATGTGGAAAGTAAAAGCTTTGGCTTTGTTATCCCGGATGATAAGAAATTTGCAAGTGATATCTTTATTCCAAAATCAGCCTCTAAAGGTGCAGTAGAAGGTCATAAAGTAGTTGTCAAGCTTACTACCTATCCAGAAGGACGTAAAAGTGCTGAAGGGGAGGTTATAACTGTACTTGGACATAAAAATGACCCGGGTGTGGATATTCTTTCTGTTATTCATAAGCATGGACTGCCAATGGCATTCCCAGACGAAGTTTTAAAGCAGGCAAATGAAACACCAGATACGATTGATGAAAGTGAATTGGCGAACCGCCGCGATCTTCGGAATGAAACGATTGTTACAATAGATGGAGCTGACGCGAAAGACCTTGATGACGCGGTAACGGTAACGAAGCTCGAAAATGGCAACTATAAGCTTGGCGTACATATTGCAGATGTCAGCTATTATGTAAAAGAAGGAACGCCAATCGATCTTGAGGCAGAGGAACGTGCCACAAGTGTTTATTTAGTCGACAGGGTCATTCCAATGATTCCACACCGTTTATCCAATGGAATCTGTTCACTTAATCCAAGAGTGGACCGTTTAGTTCTCTCCTGTGAAATGGAAATTAACAATGAAGGTCGAGTGGTTAACCATGAGATTTTTCAAAGTGTCATTAAAACTACTGAGAGAATGACGTATGCAGATGTAAATAAGATATTGGTTGATAAAGATGAAGAAACACGCAGCAGCTACGATTCACTTGTACCAATGTTTGAATTGATGGAAGAACTGGCTCAAATCTTGCGTGAGAAGAGAATGCAGCGTGGAGCGATTGATTTCGACTTCAAAGAATCAAAAGTCTTGGTTGATGAAGATAGTAAACCTACAGATGTTGTTCTCCGTGAGCGTTCTGTAGCGGAAAGATTAATTGAAGAGTTTATGCTTGCTGCTAATGAAACAGTTGCAGAGCATTTTCACTGGATGGAAGTACCATTTATTTATCGAATCCATGAAGATCCAAAAGAAGATAAGCTAAGAAGGTTTTTTGAATTTATCACCAACTTTGGCTACATTGTTAAAGGTACCGCGAATGATGTACATCCGAGGGCGTTGCAGGAAATTATCGAAGAGGTTCAAGGAAAGCCGGAAGAAATGGTCATATCGACCGTTATGCTTCGTTCCATGCAGCAGGCAAAATACGATCCTGAAAGCCTGGGTCACTTTGGATTATCAACAGAGTTTTATACTCATTTTACATCGCCAATACGACGGTATCCAGATACCATCGTACATCGACTAATCCGGACGTATTTAATTGAAGGAAAGCTGGATGAGACGACGAGAGAAAAATGGAATGCGCGATTGCCTGAAATTGCTCAGCATTCATCAAAGATGGAACGGCGTGCGGTTGATGCAGAGCGTGAAACGGATGAGCTTAAGAAGGCTGAATATATGGAAGATAAGATTGGTGAAGAGTATGATGGTATCATTAGCTCTGTAACCAATTTTGGGATGTTTGTCGAGCTTCCAAATACAATTGAAGGTCTCGTCCATGTAAGTTATTTAACAGATGATTACTACCGATTCGACGAACGTCATTTTGCGATGATTGGCGAGCGGACAGGTAATGTATTCCGAATTGGTGATGAAATTACCGTCAGAGTTGTAAAAGTTAACAAAGACGAGCGTTCCATCGACTTTGAAATCGTCGGAATGAAAGGTACACGCCGCGAGCGTTCAGAGACTCCGAGAGTGTTTAAAACAGGCAGCGATACGAAAAAGCCGCGTCGTAATAAACAAGAAGGCCGTGGCGGGCAAAAGTCAGAAGGAACTGGCCAGGGCTCAGGCACAAGAAAGAAAAAGAAGTTTTATGATAATGTACCTAAGAATAAAAGCACCAAGCGGAAAAACAAGAAAAGATAA
- the smpB gene encoding SsrA-binding protein SmpB, whose translation MPKGEGKVVAQNKKAYHDYFIEETYEAGIVLQGTEIKSIRAGKVNLKDSYARIHNGEMHLLNMHVSPYEQGNRYNHDPLRQRKLLLHKREINKLFGETREAGYALIPLKIYLKNGFAKVLLGLAKGKKNYDKREVLKQKEAKRDIERAFRDRQKI comes from the coding sequence ATGCCAAAAGGTGAAGGAAAAGTTGTTGCGCAAAATAAAAAAGCATACCATGATTACTTTATTGAAGAAACATATGAGGCTGGTATCGTTCTTCAAGGTACAGAAATCAAATCTATACGTGCCGGCAAAGTAAATTTAAAGGATTCTTATGCAAGAATTCACAACGGTGAAATGCATTTATTAAATATGCATGTAAGCCCATATGAACAAGGGAATCGCTATAATCATGACCCATTAAGACAAAGAAAGCTTTTGCTTCATAAGCGGGAAATTAATAAGCTTTTTGGTGAAACAAGGGAAGCTGGTTATGCACTGATTCCATTAAAGATTTATTTAAAAAATGGATTTGCAAAGGTTTTATTAGGGTTGGCAAAGGGTAAAAAGAATTATGATAAACGTGAAGTTCTGAAGCAAAAAGAGGCTAAGCGTGACATCGAGCGAGCATTCCGTGACCGTCAAAAAATATAA